In Triticum aestivum cultivar Chinese Spring chromosome 5B, IWGSC CS RefSeq v2.1, whole genome shotgun sequence, the following proteins share a genomic window:
- the LOC123113098 gene encoding uncharacterized protein: protein MGLSSAVDWWEEWQLRILVLGSLFVQYLLLCSAPFRKFAIPSWYRSIIWLAYLGSDSVAIYALATLFNRQRRQDYGSANSNSILEVVWAPVLLMHLGGQDVISAYNIEDNELWTRHVLTAVSQVTVAIYVFCKSWPGTGGDTRLLLASICFFVSGIVKCIEKPWALKRASINSLVSSSDTAARMGSMFGKTISLEEYVQEARNFVQSQVEGHAVDLEHNHVPQAQAETDAVESNHHRQAHGKGNAADLDPNHILRAQGEANGKRRLIQKRENNRKYDVQIRKIFVDLASSYTDRLDILKSFWVLDEKRACAFLRKGLLNTFDLLYTKQKVNTSMEIIRKIQEARKADITFQNFFTWCFLALALYLPFAAIGLFHKSHRGTYNVNDVKVTYALFCCTAAMQFFAMYFHMLAAALSGLLISSGMVAQYSLLNFFIRNERHSKKMCVLSSFNCKDFLDQRWCMKSCSSSFGITELVLGYVKCCWEKDIVDAASYRKFSDQRGQWTIQRSGCDKDQEWGLNRSFDESVLLWHIATDLCFYQKGDTSASRGDATKCREISNYMVYLLFVHPEMLLPGTRRNLFKAANAELEEIFKDDKPLLKAILKGGKPSLMEIPKRKGPLPEQIERRLVDSIIAKVQPTKYSKQVEHTYLAPAAQEGFIHEARKISELLLSLGDEKMWKVIKGVWVEMLCFSASRCRGFLHAKSLGTGGELLTYVWLLLSHMGMETLPERAQRRELSSEGGNMGAAPFTSRVSIPTGEDMV from the coding sequence ATGGGTCTGTCGAGCGCTGTGGATTGGTGGGAGGAGTGGCAGCTGCGCATCCTCGTCCTCGGCAGCCTCTTTGTCCAATACCTCCTGCTCTGCTCTGCCCCCTTCCGTAAGTTTGCTATTCCTTCCTGGTACAGATCCATCATATGGCTCGCATACCTAGGCAGTGATTCTGTAGCCATATACGCCCTGGCTACCCTCTTTAACCGCCAGAGGAGACAGGATTATGGTTCTGCAAACAGCAATAGCATCCTGGAGGTGGTGTGGGCGCCAGTTCTCCTGATGCACCTCGGCGGACAGGACGTAATAAGTGCCTACAATATCGAAGACAACGAGCTGTGGACACGGCATGTCCTCACTGCAGTGTCTCAAGTCACAGTAGCTATCTACGTGTTCTGCAAATCATGGCCAGGCACAGGCGGAGACACAAGGTTGTTGCTGGCATCAATCTGCTTCTTTGTCTCAGGGATTGTCAAATGCATAGAGAAACCTTGGGCTCTCAAGAGAGCTAGCATCAATAGCCTAGTCAGCTCTTCTGATACTGCCGCGAGGATGGGAAGCATGTTTGGCAAGACCATTTCGCTTGAAGAGTACGTGCAAGAAGCAAGGAATTTTGTCCAGTCCCAAGTAGAAGGGCATGCAGTTGACCTTGAGCACAACCATGTTCCTCAAGCCCAAGCAGAAACTGATGCAGTGGAATCCAACCATCATCGTCAAGCACATGGAAAAGGTAATGCTGCTGACCTTGATCCCAACCATATTCTTCGAGCCCAAGGAGAGGCCAATGGAAAAAGGCGCCTAATCCAAAAAAGGGAAAATAATAGAAAATAtgatgttcagatccgtaagatatTTGTGGACCTTGCATCATCGTATACTGATCGACTGGATATCCTAAAATCCTTTTGGGTGCTTGATGAGAAAAGAGCATGCGCTTTTTTGCGAAAAGGGCTATTAAACACATTTGATCTTCTCTACACCAAACAAAAGGTGAATACATCCATggaaattatcagaaaaattcaagaagCTAGAAAAGCAGATATTACATTTCAGAACTTTTTTACTTGGTGCTTTTTGGCACTAGCTCTGTACCTGCCATTTGCTGCCATCGGCCTCTTCCACAAGAGTCACAGAGGCACTTATAATGTTAATGATGTCAAGGTTACATATGCCTTGTTCTGTTGTACTGCTGCGATGCAGTTTTTTGCCATGTACTTTCACATGCTTGCAGCAGCTCTGAGCGGTTTACTGATATCATCTGGCATGGTTGCTCAGTATAGCCTACTAAATTTCTTTATTCGCAACGAAAGGCACAGCAAGAAGATGTGCGTTCTTAGTTCCTTCAACTGCAAGGACTTCCTTGACCAGCGTTGGTGCATGAAGTCATGCTCCTCATCTTTCGGAATTACAGAATTGGTTCTTGGATATGTGAAATGTTGCTGGGAGAAAGACATAGTAGATGCTGCCAGTTATAGGAAATTCAGTGATCAGAGGGGCCAGTGGACTATTCAGCGTAGTGGGTGCGACAAAGACCAGGAATGGGGGCTAAACAGGTCGTTCGACGAGAGTGTCCTTCTCTGGCACATCGCAACGGACTTGTGCTTCTACCAAAAGGGAGACACATCAGCTAGTCGTGGAGATGCCACAAAATGCAGAGAAATTTCCAACTACATGGTATACCTACTGTTTGTCCATCCTGAGATGCTATTGCCCGGCACAAGACGAAATCTGTTCAAGGCTGCTAACGCTGAACTGGAGGAGATTTTCAAGGACGACAAGCCATTACTCAAGGCCATCCTCAAGGGTGGCAAGCCATCGCTAATGGAGATTCCCAAGCGAAAGGGGCCATTGCCTGAGCAGATTGAAAGAAGACTTGTGGACAGTATAATCGCCAAGGTGCAACCAACAAAATACAGCAAACAAGTTGAACACACATACTTGGCACCAGCTGCACAGGAAGGTTTTATCCATGAGGCCCGGAAGATTTCTGAACTATTGTTGTCTTTGGGCGATGAGAAGATGTGGAAGGTGATCAAAGGTGTGTGGGTGGAGATGCTCTGCTTCTCAGCCAGTAGGTGCCGAGGATTCCTACATGCCAAGAGTTTGGGCACCGGCGGGGAGCTGCTCACATATGTATGGCTCCTGCTGTCGCACATGGGGATGGAGACCTTGCCGGAGAGGGCACAGAGGAGGGAGCTTTCAAGTGAAGGAGGAAACATGGGTGCTGCTCCGTTCACTTCGCGGGTCAGCATCCCCACTGGGGAGGACATGGTTTGA